The following coding sequences lie in one Arachis stenosperma cultivar V10309 chromosome 5, arast.V10309.gnm1.PFL2, whole genome shotgun sequence genomic window:
- the LOC130980586 gene encoding zinc finger protein BALDIBIS-like codes for MVYYVMYMDLDAEVITLSPKNLMMTNRFLCEICGKGFQRNHNLQLHKRGHILSWKLKQRTKMEVVRKKVYVCSEPTCVHHDPARALGDLTKIKKHFSQNHGEKKWKCDKFSKKYAVQSDWKAHSKNCGTLFADLLASTSS; via the coding sequence atggTATATTATGTTATGTATATGGACCTTGATGCTGAAGTAATAACATTGTCACCAAAGAATCTGATGATGACGAACAGATTTTTATGTGAGATCTGTGGGAAAGGATTTCAGAGGAACCATAATCTGCAGCTGCACAAAAGAGGCCACATCTTGTCGTGGAAGCTGAAGCAGAGAACCAAGATGGAGGTGGTGAGGAAGAAGGTATACGTGTGCTCGGAGCCAACTTGCGTGCACCACGATCCTGCCAGAGCACTAGGAGACCTCACCAAAATCAAGAAGCACTTCAGCCAGAATCACGGCGAGAAGAAATGGAAATGCGACAAGTTCTCTAAGAAGTACGCAGTTCAATCCGACTGGAAAGCTCACTCCAAAAACTGCGGCACCCTCTTCGCGGATCTACTGGCGTCGACGTCGAGCTAG
- the LOC130982277 gene encoding uncharacterized protein LOC130982277 isoform X1, translated as MAESATDESLLARIQQLEQERDELRKDIEQLCMQQAGPGYLAVATRMHFQRTAGLEQEIESLKKKVAACTRDNLNLQEELSEAYRIKSQLADLHNAEVSKNMEAEKQVKFFQGCVAAAFAERDQAIIEAEKAKEKEEIMSQQINGIHQRIEELTSDCVKLKEFNDALQIDLAKQIELSVNFKMVVNKFVQIRQGSLEEFEDTSWDDKCACLLRDPDALWSFNDASTSKYISALEEQLETLRNSVDRLQNKLRVGLEIENHLKKRVTILEKKQNSMDKVVDNGIADLKHHHSQYKEHIMNLLNDGESSIKSIINVIDERVRSFDQSTMPYLIPQRDGQLEDHECRDVHISPQTKPVSSSKSDPSLVELKAGGKGDRFDALAVALQEKVAALLLLSQQEERHLLERNMNAALQQKIEELQRNLVQVTNEKVKALVEFAQLKQEHQLLIEKLDQETKHGKAMVSVGERKLITHERDGSLKNLLKKTYLSRWIGPLDKSGNEVDSNPNNEGKFLNKRSTSMDFARMKIEIATLKESMESLECLTSSIHRLRLSLFKTKESVACEDVVSSISEVLNEIINEAKLVKTALGSSLPISWSGEGDAGYTGDNAGSGTLHQERSGEKIDTVSAAGLEMVELLIFAAQTLRDSANQNNVVVDS; from the exons ATGGCTGAGAGTGCAACGGACGAGTCCTTGTTGGCTCGGATCCAACAACTGGAACAGG AGCGTGATGAATTACGCAAAGATATTGAACAGTTATGCATGCAGCAAGCTGGGCCTGGGTACCTTGCTGTGGCTACTCGAATGCATTTTCAAAG GACAGCTGGATTGGAGCAGGAGATTGAGAGTTTGAAAAAGAAGGTGGCTGCTTGTACACGAGACAATCTAAATCTGCAAGAGGAGCTTTCAGAGGCTTATAGAATTAAA AGTCAACTGGCAGATCTACACAATGCCGAGGTTTCCAAG AATATGGAAGCAGAGAAGCAGGTTAAATTTTTCCAGGGTTGCGTAGCTGCTGCTTTTGCTGAAAGGGATCAAGCAATTATTGAG GCTGAAAAGGCCAAGGAAAAGGAGGAGATAATGTCACAACAAATAAATGGCATTCATCAAAg GATAGAGGAGCTCACCTCCGATTGTGTTAAACTGAAAGAGTTTAATGATGCTCTGCAGATTGATCTAGCAAAGCAGATTGAGCTGAGTGTAAATTTCAAGATG GTAGTTAATAAGTTTGTTCAGATCAGACAAGGTTCTCTGGAAGAATTTGAAGATACAAGTTGGGATGATAAATGTGCATGCCTTTTGCGTGATCCTGATGCATTGTGGAGTTTTAATGATGCTTCTACCTCTAAATACATT AGTGCATTAGAAGAACAGCTGGAGACATTGAGGAATTCTGTAGATCGTCTTCAAAATAAACTAAGGGTG GGCTTGGAAATTGAAAATCATTTGAAGAAGAGAGTAACTATACTGGAAAAGAAACAA AATTCGATGGACAAAGTGGTTGATAATGGCATAGCAGACCTAAAGCATCATCACTCTCAGTATAAGGAGCATATTATGAATTTACTGAATGATGGGGAATCAAGTATTAAATCCATAATCAATGTGATTGATGAAAGAGTCCGGAGTTTTGATCAGAGTACTATGCCATATTTGATCCCCCAAAGAGATGGACAACTAGAAGATCATGAATGTCGAGATGTGCATATAAGCCCTCAAACTAAACCAGTATCATCATCCAAG AGTGATCCTAGCTTGGTGGAACTGAAAGCTGGTGGAAAAGGTGATAGATTTGATGCTCTAGCAGTTGCTTTACAAGAAAAG GTTGCTGCATTATTGCTCTTATCACAACAGGAGGAAAGACATCTATTGGAGAGAAATATGAATGCAGCTCTTCAACAGAAGATTGAAGAACTTCAGAGAAATTTGGTGCAG gTTACCAATGAAAAGGTGAAAGCTCTTGTGGAATTTGCACAACTAAAGCAGGAGCATCAGTTACTGATAGA GAAACTGGATCAGGAGACTAAACACGGAAAAGCCATGGTTAGCGTTGGAGAAAGAAAGCTTATTACTCATGAAAGAGATGGAAGTTTAAAAAACTTACTGAAGAAAACATATCTAAGTCGATGGATTGGCCCACTTGATAAGAGCGGCAATGAAGTCGACAGTAATCCAAATAATGAAGGAAAATTCCTTAATAAGAGATCCACCAGTATGGATTTTGCAAG AATGAAGATTGAAATTGCAACGCTTAAGGAAAGCATGGAAAGCTTGGAGTGTTTAACTTCATCAATTCATAGGCTTCGTCTCTCTCTTTTCAAG ACCAAGGAATCTGTTGCCTGTGAAGATGTAGTTTCTAGTATCTCAGAAGTCCTCAATGAAATTATCAATGAAGCAAAACTTGTAAAGACTGCACTTGGGAGCTCCTTACCCATCAGTTGGTCAGGGGAAGGAGATGCTGGTTACACAGGAGATAATGCGGGCAGTGGCACGCTGCATCAGGAACGCAGTGGTGAGAAGATAGATACTGTTTCTGCGGCGGGGCTTGAGATGGTAGAACTTTTGATATTTGCTGCTCAGACATTGAGAGATAGCGCAAACCAAAATAACGTGGTTGTTGATAGTTGA
- the LOC130982277 gene encoding uncharacterized protein LOC130982277 isoform X2: MNYAKILNSYACSKLGLGTLLWLLECIFKAGLEQEIESLKKKVAACTRDNLNLQEELSEAYRIKSQLADLHNAEVSKNMEAEKQVKFFQGCVAAAFAERDQAIIEAEKAKEKEEIMSQQINGIHQRIEELTSDCVKLKEFNDALQIDLAKQIELSVNFKMVVNKFVQIRQGSLEEFEDTSWDDKCACLLRDPDALWSFNDASTSKYISALEEQLETLRNSVDRLQNKLRVGLEIENHLKKRVTILEKKQNSMDKVVDNGIADLKHHHSQYKEHIMNLLNDGESSIKSIINVIDERVRSFDQSTMPYLIPQRDGQLEDHECRDVHISPQTKPVSSSKSDPSLVELKAGGKGDRFDALAVALQEKVAALLLLSQQEERHLLERNMNAALQQKIEELQRNLVQVTNEKVKALVEFAQLKQEHQLLIEKLDQETKHGKAMVSVGERKLITHERDGSLKNLLKKTYLSRWIGPLDKSGNEVDSNPNNEGKFLNKRSTSMDFARMKIEIATLKESMESLECLTSSIHRLRLSLFKTKESVACEDVVSSISEVLNEIINEAKLVKTALGSSLPISWSGEGDAGYTGDNAGSGTLHQERSGEKIDTVSAAGLEMVELLIFAAQTLRDSANQNNVVVDS, from the exons ATGAATTACGCAAAGATATTGAACAGTTATGCATGCAGCAAGCTGGGCCTGGGTACCTTGCTGTGGCTACTCGAATGCATTTTCAAAG CTGGATTGGAGCAGGAGATTGAGAGTTTGAAAAAGAAGGTGGCTGCTTGTACACGAGACAATCTAAATCTGCAAGAGGAGCTTTCAGAGGCTTATAGAATTAAA AGTCAACTGGCAGATCTACACAATGCCGAGGTTTCCAAG AATATGGAAGCAGAGAAGCAGGTTAAATTTTTCCAGGGTTGCGTAGCTGCTGCTTTTGCTGAAAGGGATCAAGCAATTATTGAG GCTGAAAAGGCCAAGGAAAAGGAGGAGATAATGTCACAACAAATAAATGGCATTCATCAAAg GATAGAGGAGCTCACCTCCGATTGTGTTAAACTGAAAGAGTTTAATGATGCTCTGCAGATTGATCTAGCAAAGCAGATTGAGCTGAGTGTAAATTTCAAGATG GTAGTTAATAAGTTTGTTCAGATCAGACAAGGTTCTCTGGAAGAATTTGAAGATACAAGTTGGGATGATAAATGTGCATGCCTTTTGCGTGATCCTGATGCATTGTGGAGTTTTAATGATGCTTCTACCTCTAAATACATT AGTGCATTAGAAGAACAGCTGGAGACATTGAGGAATTCTGTAGATCGTCTTCAAAATAAACTAAGGGTG GGCTTGGAAATTGAAAATCATTTGAAGAAGAGAGTAACTATACTGGAAAAGAAACAA AATTCGATGGACAAAGTGGTTGATAATGGCATAGCAGACCTAAAGCATCATCACTCTCAGTATAAGGAGCATATTATGAATTTACTGAATGATGGGGAATCAAGTATTAAATCCATAATCAATGTGATTGATGAAAGAGTCCGGAGTTTTGATCAGAGTACTATGCCATATTTGATCCCCCAAAGAGATGGACAACTAGAAGATCATGAATGTCGAGATGTGCATATAAGCCCTCAAACTAAACCAGTATCATCATCCAAG AGTGATCCTAGCTTGGTGGAACTGAAAGCTGGTGGAAAAGGTGATAGATTTGATGCTCTAGCAGTTGCTTTACAAGAAAAG GTTGCTGCATTATTGCTCTTATCACAACAGGAGGAAAGACATCTATTGGAGAGAAATATGAATGCAGCTCTTCAACAGAAGATTGAAGAACTTCAGAGAAATTTGGTGCAG gTTACCAATGAAAAGGTGAAAGCTCTTGTGGAATTTGCACAACTAAAGCAGGAGCATCAGTTACTGATAGA GAAACTGGATCAGGAGACTAAACACGGAAAAGCCATGGTTAGCGTTGGAGAAAGAAAGCTTATTACTCATGAAAGAGATGGAAGTTTAAAAAACTTACTGAAGAAAACATATCTAAGTCGATGGATTGGCCCACTTGATAAGAGCGGCAATGAAGTCGACAGTAATCCAAATAATGAAGGAAAATTCCTTAATAAGAGATCCACCAGTATGGATTTTGCAAG AATGAAGATTGAAATTGCAACGCTTAAGGAAAGCATGGAAAGCTTGGAGTGTTTAACTTCATCAATTCATAGGCTTCGTCTCTCTCTTTTCAAG ACCAAGGAATCTGTTGCCTGTGAAGATGTAGTTTCTAGTATCTCAGAAGTCCTCAATGAAATTATCAATGAAGCAAAACTTGTAAAGACTGCACTTGGGAGCTCCTTACCCATCAGTTGGTCAGGGGAAGGAGATGCTGGTTACACAGGAGATAATGCGGGCAGTGGCACGCTGCATCAGGAACGCAGTGGTGAGAAGATAGATACTGTTTCTGCGGCGGGGCTTGAGATGGTAGAACTTTTGATATTTGCTGCTCAGACATTGAGAGATAGCGCAAACCAAAATAACGTGGTTGTTGATAGTTGA
- the LOC130980587 gene encoding uncharacterized protein LOC130980587, which produces MASEESFVVLVHHRGSIKRKTRSGVKFTDKDPLCIVVTPRTSYDDLVRSVLTKLDLEDAKRVKKFFYRIPVTVLQDTAKYDCFTISSDEDLQVMFLCRRQFPEVRTPELLAKLVDVVSSLGGSNRNTTTLATPAGVSSRPAVASSSVAVYQPVVQVVASPSFAVDLNGSVGKDVHSRKNLPDDLLGVGDGVLGDADEDDVEPDMIDDDSGDDIGPSEPALATGGSSTGTQQYPPHFSSLDLDAMRQEGVSGHSVGFGARDAEGTAGLTEFQIGQQFQDKDEALLSVKTYSIRRGVQYKVVESDQFWEREKVRQLLK; this is translated from the coding sequence atggctagtgaggagagttttgTTGTTCTGGTTCACCATAGAGGATCCATAAAGAGGAAAACTCGTTCCGGAGTGAAGTTCACAGATAAAGATCCTCTCTGTATTGTCGTAACTCCTCGGACAAGCTATGATGACCTTGTTAGATCTGTACTGACGAAGCTCGATCTGGAAGATGCGAAGCGGGTGAAGAAGTTTTTCTATCGCATTCCAGTCACGGTGCTCCAGGATACCGCGAAGTATGATTGTTTCACGATTAGTAGTGATGAGGACTTACAGGTAATGTTTCTTTGTCGGCGGCAGTTTCCGGAGGTCAGGACCCCAGAGTTGTTGGCAAAGCTGGTTGATGTGGTATCCAGCTTAGGTGGTTCGAACCGGAATACCACCACTTTAGCCACACCAGCCGGTGTTAGTTCCCGGCCTGCTGTTGCTTCTTCCTCCGTCGCTGTTTACCAGCCAGTGGTCCAAGTTGTCGCCTCCCCGTCTTTTGCTGTTGATCTCAACGGCAGCGTAGGTAAAGACGTACATTCAAGGAAAAATCTGCCGGACGATTTACTTGGCGTTGGAGACGGAGTGTTGGGTGATGCAGATGAGGATGACGTCGAGCCGGATATGATTGACGATGACAGCGGCGATGACATTGGACCGAGTGAGCCTGCATTGGCGACGGGTGGTTCTAGCACTGGCACACAGCAGTATCCACCACATTTTTCCTCTTTGGACTTGGATGCCATGAGGCAGGAGGGGGTTTCTGGGCACTCTGTTGGATTCGGAGCTAGAGATGCGGAAGGGACTGCTGGTCTGACAGAGTTCCAGATTGGTCAGCAATTTCAGGATAAAGATGAGGCCCTTCTAAGTGTGAAGACTTACAGCATCCGGCGAGGGGTACAGTACAAAGTAGTGGAGTCCGATCAATTTTGGGAAAGAGAAAAAGTTAGACaattattaaaatag
- the LOC130979861 gene encoding adenylyl-sulfate kinase 3-like isoform X1, producing the protein MTGTGTATVGADSFFPLLRLQTTSHIPKLGFLKLNRSLISLRSLQIKASDSSNQMRLNVARDLTLSNSNGNGNATGSGTTNLKHLSTIGNSTNIQWHSCSVQKDDRHRLLHQKGCVIWITGLSGSGKSTIACALSRILHQRGKLTYVLDGDNIRHGLNKDLGFKAQDRAENIRRIGEVAKLFADAGVICIASLISPYRRDRDACRSMLPNGDFIEVFMDVPLHVCEARDPKGLYKLARAGKIKGFTGIDDPYETPIHSEIVLKHGEPCASPVEMAEKIVVYLENKGYLDA; encoded by the exons ATGACTGGCACTGGAACAGCAACTGTGGGGGCAGACAGCTTTTTCCCTCTTCTTCGGCTTCAAACGACGTCGCATATTCCCAAGCTAGGGTTCTTAAAGCTCAACCGCTCTCTCATCAGCCTCAGATCCCTCCAAATCAAAGCCTCCGACAGCTCCAATCAGATGCGCCTCAATGTCGCTCGCGACCTCACTCTTTCCAACTCCAATGGCAATGGCAATGCCACCGGATCCG GGACAACGAACCTGAAGCATTTATCTACAATTGGAAACTCTACAAATATTCAATGGCACAGCTGTTCCGTCCAAAAAGATGATAGGCACAGGTTACTCCATCAAAAAGGATGTGTCATATGGATCACTGGTCTTAGTGGCTCTG GGAAAAGCACCATAGCTTGTGCTTTGAGTCGAATCTTGCATCAGAGGGGCAAGTTGACTTATGTTCTTGATGGGGACAACATTCGTCATGGCTTGAATAAAGACCTTGGATTTAAAGCTCAAGACCGTGCAGAGAATATCAGGAGAATTG GTGAGGTAGCAAAGCTATTTGCAGATGCTGGAGTTATTTGCATTGCAAGCTTGATTTCTCCGTATAGAAGAGATCGAGATGCCTGCCGATCAATGTTGCCAAATGGAGATTTTATTGAG GTTTTCATGGATGTGCCATTACATGTTTGCGAAGCAAGAGACCCCAAGGGCCTTTACAAGCTTGCACGTGCTGGCAAGATCAAAG GCTTTACAGGGATTGACGATCCTTACGAGACACCGATTCATTCGGAG ATAGTGCTGAAACATGGAGAGCCATGCGCTTCCCCTGTTGAGATGGCAGAAAAAATAGTTGTATACTTGGAGAACAAAGGGTACCTAGATGCATAA
- the LOC130979861 gene encoding adenylyl-sulfate kinase 3-like isoform X3 — MTGTGTATVGADSFFPLLRLQTTSHIPKLGFLKLNRSLISLRSLQIKASDSSNQMRLNVARDLTLSNSNGNGNATGSGTTNLKHLSTIGNSTNIQWHSCSVQKDDRHRLLHQKGCVIWITGLSGSGKSTIACALSRILHQRGKLTYVLDGDNIRHGLNKDLGFKAQDRAENIRRIGEVAKLFADAGVICIASLISPYRRDRDACRSMLPNGDFIEVFMDVPLHVCEARDPKGLYKLARAGKIKECLQALQGLTILTRHRFIRR; from the exons ATGACTGGCACTGGAACAGCAACTGTGGGGGCAGACAGCTTTTTCCCTCTTCTTCGGCTTCAAACGACGTCGCATATTCCCAAGCTAGGGTTCTTAAAGCTCAACCGCTCTCTCATCAGCCTCAGATCCCTCCAAATCAAAGCCTCCGACAGCTCCAATCAGATGCGCCTCAATGTCGCTCGCGACCTCACTCTTTCCAACTCCAATGGCAATGGCAATGCCACCGGATCCG GGACAACGAACCTGAAGCATTTATCTACAATTGGAAACTCTACAAATATTCAATGGCACAGCTGTTCCGTCCAAAAAGATGATAGGCACAGGTTACTCCATCAAAAAGGATGTGTCATATGGATCACTGGTCTTAGTGGCTCTG GGAAAAGCACCATAGCTTGTGCTTTGAGTCGAATCTTGCATCAGAGGGGCAAGTTGACTTATGTTCTTGATGGGGACAACATTCGTCATGGCTTGAATAAAGACCTTGGATTTAAAGCTCAAGACCGTGCAGAGAATATCAGGAGAATTG GTGAGGTAGCAAAGCTATTTGCAGATGCTGGAGTTATTTGCATTGCAAGCTTGATTTCTCCGTATAGAAGAGATCGAGATGCCTGCCGATCAATGTTGCCAAATGGAGATTTTATTGAG GTTTTCATGGATGTGCCATTACATGTTTGCGAAGCAAGAGACCCCAAGGGCCTTTACAAGCTTGCACGTGCTGGCAAGATCAAAG AGTGTCTCCAGGCTTTACAGGGATTGACGATCCTTACGAGACACCGATTCATTCGGAG ATAG
- the LOC130979861 gene encoding adenylyl-sulfate kinase 3-like isoform X2 has protein sequence MTGTGTATVGADSFFPLLRLQTTSHIPKLGFLKLNRSLISLRSLQIKASDSSNQMRLNVARDLTLSNSNGNGNATGSGTTNLKHLSTIGNSTNIQWHSCSVQKDDRHRLLHQKGCVIWITGLSGSGKSTIACALSRILHQRGKLTYVLDGDNIRHGLNKDLGFKAQDRAENIRRIGEVAKLFADAGVICIASLISPYRRDRDACRSMLPNGDFIEVFMDVPLHVCEARDPKGLYKLARAGKIKECLQALQGLTILTRHRFIRRYVS, from the exons ATGACTGGCACTGGAACAGCAACTGTGGGGGCAGACAGCTTTTTCCCTCTTCTTCGGCTTCAAACGACGTCGCATATTCCCAAGCTAGGGTTCTTAAAGCTCAACCGCTCTCTCATCAGCCTCAGATCCCTCCAAATCAAAGCCTCCGACAGCTCCAATCAGATGCGCCTCAATGTCGCTCGCGACCTCACTCTTTCCAACTCCAATGGCAATGGCAATGCCACCGGATCCG GGACAACGAACCTGAAGCATTTATCTACAATTGGAAACTCTACAAATATTCAATGGCACAGCTGTTCCGTCCAAAAAGATGATAGGCACAGGTTACTCCATCAAAAAGGATGTGTCATATGGATCACTGGTCTTAGTGGCTCTG GGAAAAGCACCATAGCTTGTGCTTTGAGTCGAATCTTGCATCAGAGGGGCAAGTTGACTTATGTTCTTGATGGGGACAACATTCGTCATGGCTTGAATAAAGACCTTGGATTTAAAGCTCAAGACCGTGCAGAGAATATCAGGAGAATTG GTGAGGTAGCAAAGCTATTTGCAGATGCTGGAGTTATTTGCATTGCAAGCTTGATTTCTCCGTATAGAAGAGATCGAGATGCCTGCCGATCAATGTTGCCAAATGGAGATTTTATTGAG GTTTTCATGGATGTGCCATTACATGTTTGCGAAGCAAGAGACCCCAAGGGCCTTTACAAGCTTGCACGTGCTGGCAAGATCAAAG AGTGTCTCCAGGCTTTACAGGGATTGACGATCCTTACGAGACACCGATTCATTCGGAGGTATGTGTCCTGA